From a region of the Vidua macroura isolate BioBank_ID:100142 chromosome 3, ASM2450914v1, whole genome shotgun sequence genome:
- the RRM2 gene encoding ribonucleoside-diphosphate reductase subunit M2: MLSARAPLAARHDQPQVSPKKSQSPMKSLSPMKGLALSNKENTPPTLSSARVLASKTARKIFQEGDGNRVPRGVEEEEPLLRENPRRFVIFPIQYHDIWQMYKKAEASFWTAEEVDLSKDLQHWESLKPEEKYFISHVLAFFAASDGIVNENLVERFSQEVQITEARCFYGFQIAMENIHSEMYSLLIDTYIKDSKEREFLFNAIETLPCVKKKADWAMCWIGDKKATYGERVVAFAAVEGIFFSGSFASIFWLKKRGLMPGLTFSNELISRDEGLHCDFACLMFKHLIHKPSEERVKEIIMNAVLIEQEFLTEALPVKLIGMNCTLMKQYIEFVADRLMLELGFNKIYKAENPFDFMENISLEGKTNFFEKRVGEYQRMGVMSKPTDNSFTLDAEF, from the exons ATGCTCTCCGCCCGCGCTCCGCTCGCCGCCCGCCACGACCAGCCCCAGGTGTCACCCAAGAAGAGCCAGTCTCCTATGAAGAGTCTGTCGCCCATGAAAGGCTTGGCGCTGAGCAACAAGGAGAACACG ccccccaCGCTCAGCAGCGCCCGAGTGCTGGCCAGCAAGACGGCCCGCAAGATCTTCCAGGAGGGCGACGGCAATCGG GTGCCGCGGGgcgtggaggaggaggagcctcTGCTGCGGGAGAACCCCCGCCGGTTCGTCATCTTCCCCATCCAGTACCACGACATCTGGCAGATGTACAAGAAGGCCGAGGCCTCCTTCTGGACGGCGGAGGAG GTGGACCTTTCCAAAGACCTCCAGCACTGGGAGTCCCTGAAGCCTGAGGAGAAGTACTTCATTTCTCATGTCCTCGCCTTCTTTGCTGCCAGTGATGGCATTGTCAACGAGAACTTG GTGGAGCGGTTCAGTCAAGAAGTACAAATCACAGAAGCTCGTTGTTTCTATGGCTTCCAGATTGCCATGGAAAATATACATTCAGAAATGTACAGTCTCCTTATTGACACCTACATTAAGGATTCAAAGGAGAG GGAATTTCTTTTCAATGCTATTGAAACGTTGCCATGTGTTAAAAAGAAGGCAGATTGGGCCATGTGCTGGATTGGGGACAAGAAAGCAACATATG GAGAACGTGTAGTTGCCTTTGCAGCTGTGGAAGGGATCTTCTTTTCTGGCTCTTTTGCATCAATTTTTTGGCTGAAGAAAAGAGGATTAATGCCTGGACTCACTTTTTCTAATGAACTCATCAGTAGAGATGAG GGTTTGCACTGTGATTTTGCCTGCCTCATGTTCAAGCACTTGATACATAAACCATCAGAGGAAAGAGTAAAGGAAATCATCATGAATGCTGTTCTCATAGAACAG GAATTCTTGACGGAGGCACTGCCTGTAAAGCTGATTGGCATGAACTGCACTTTAATGAAACAGTACATCGAGTTTGTGGCAGACCGGCTTATGTTGGAGCTGGGATTTAACAAG ATATACAAAGCAGAGAATCCTTTTGACTTCATGGAAAACATCTCTCTGGAAGGCAAGACGAATTTCTTTGAGAAGCGAGTAGGTGAATATCAGAGGATGGGAGTCATGTCGAAGCCCACAGACAACTCTTTCACCCTGGATGCGGAATTTTAA